The Populus nigra chromosome 4, ddPopNigr1.1, whole genome shotgun sequence genome contains the following window.
TAGTCAAATACTAATTAAaggatatttaatatatatatatatatatatgaacatccaacatttatttttattgttaaatgaaAAGAGCCTTTAACACGGAGAGCTTGTCAACCTTCAAGCAACTCACCATACAAGGTCAATGCACCAATATAGAATTCAAAGATCAAgtgtcaaatatatatattaattaattactttgttacACTAAACTAATTCAGCTAGAAGAATTGTTAagcaatttatataattctgtcttttattttattatatgcacaggcaaagctaaaaaaattaaatatttttcatacaagaAAAGTGGCCAACAActattctttattttgttttcattatttcgTGGCAATGACTTGACGTGTATAATAAGAGGCTATTTTTTATGGTTGGCCAATCAGGCACAAGCGGATAGAAAGAAAAGCCCCCACTTGGCCACCCCATATGAGTGGTCAAAACTGGATTGGATAAAACACTAAACCCTTATCAACCGTTTGTACATGCCAATCGAATACCCTCCAGATCATCCGACCTCCCAACAACTGGGTCCTGCTTTACAAACTCATAAAACCCCAAACTCTGACACTCGCTAACACACAGCACACGCCATACTACATGCACTAACGCAAACATTCAGCCACTGACAAGCTCAAACCAAGTTGACAGCCTTCTAGGTTCTTCTGGAAGCTCATTTCCATGGCAGAGACCAAGAGATCCACTGGCACTGTCAAGTGGTTCAGCGCACAGAAAGGTTTTGGCTTCATTGCTCCCGATGACGGCGGAGAGGATCTGTTCGTCCACCAGACCTCGATCCAATCAGACGGCTTTCGTACCCTCTCCGACGGACAGCCCGTGGAGTTCTCTGTCGGTTCAGGAGAGGACGGCCGCGCCAAGGCCGCTGATGTCGTGGGAGTCTCCCGATCTCGCCGTCCTCCTCGTGGCGGCCGCGGTGGAGGTGGCGGAAGAGGGTACTACAGCGGAAGGGGACGAGGCGGCGGTTATGAGAGAGGCGGCCACTCAAGGGGTAGGGGATATGGCGGCGGAAGTAGCGGTGGTGCTTGTTTTAATTGTGGACGGTACGGTCATTTAGCAAGGGATTGTTATGAAGGTGGCGATGATGGTGGGAGATACGGTGGCGGTGGAGGCAGGAGATATTCTGGCGGAGGTGGAGGtagaggtggaggtggaggtggaggatgCTATAATTGTGGAGAGGAAGGGCATTTTGCGAGAGACTGTCCTAATGCTGGTAACAAGTGAGAGAATATATATGTCGGTGGTTTCAGTCAATGATCACACGACTGTGGTGTATTTCAGTAATTCTTTTGTGGGTTGTTGCCTTTCCAAGGTTTAGTGAttgcttcttcttcccctcctATTTTTTAAGGATGCAAATCAGCATAGAAGATGGAACAGAATTGCTTCCTGTTCTATTCATtgggtgtttttttatatatatatttacttggTAATGTTGGTAATTGTTTGCGTAAGATATAGGTTCTTTTTTTATCGGTTATGTTTAACATGCAATTGATCACATTTTATCGGTTAATTTTAACCCTAATTTAAAGCTGGATAAATATTATTGGGGCGTGAATGTGATAGCCACTGTTTGAA
Protein-coding sequences here:
- the LOC133690909 gene encoding glycine-rich protein 2-like; its protein translation is MAETKRSTGTVKWFSAQKGFGFIAPDDGGEDLFVHQTSIQSDGFRTLSDGQPVEFSVGSGEDGRAKAADVVGVSRSRRPPRGGRGGGGGRGYYSGRGRGGGYERGGHSRGRGYGGGSSGGACFNCGRYGHLARDCYEGGDDGGRYGGGGGRRYSGGGGGRGGGGGGGCYNCGEEGHFARDCPNAGNK